The window TATATGTTCCTTGCGGTCCATCCCGGTAGTTCGTGTCCCAGCTCGTGCGTGTTCAAACCGCCGAGAACATCATGGACATTGAACCGTCGTTTTCGGGGGGTGGAATTCTTGGCGCTCTTGGCGTCCTGGCGGCGGTATGGCTTATCAGTTTCCGTTCCGCAGAAATCCGGTCAACGGGCTGCTCGCTTCGGCCTGGACACGTTCCTCGCCAAGCCCGGCGAGGTAGCCCCCGCGGCCGGCTTCGACGGCCTTTTTGAACGCCGCTCCCATGGCGCCGGGGTCACGGGCGACCGCCAGGGCGGTATTCACCAGCACCGCGTCGGCGCCCAGTTCCATCGCCTCGGCGGCGTGACTCGGGGCGCCGAGCCCGGCATCGACCACCACCGGGACGATCGCCTGCTCGATGATGATGCGGATCTGGTCGCGGGTGCGGACCCCCTTGTTGGTGCCGATCGGCGCGCCGAGCGGCATCACCGTGGCGGTGCCGGCTTCCTGCAGATGCTTGGCCAGCACCGGGTCGGCGTTGATGTAGGGCAGAACCGTGAAGCCGTCCCTGACCAGGATCTCCGCCGCCTTGAGGGTTTCAATCGGATCGGGCAGCAGGTAGTAGGGGTCGGGGGTGACTTCCAGCTTGACCCAGGGGTCGCAGCCGGCGGCGCGGGCGAGGCGGGCGAGGCGGACCGCCTCCTCGGCGTCGCGGGCGCCGCTGGTGTTCGGCAGCAGCAGGTAGCGCTGCCGGTCGATATGGCTGAGCATGTCATCCTGGGGGTTCTCGACATCAACCCGGCGCAGGGCGACAGTGACGATCTCGGCGCCGGCACCCTCCATGGCGGCGACCATCGCCTGGTTGGAACTGAATTTTCCGGTGCCGACCAGCAGTCGGGAGTTGAAAGAGCGATCGGCGATGGTGAATTGATCGGACATGGGTGATTCCTTGTCAAATGAAAGGCAAGTGGTTCGGGACGCTGTCGGACAATCAAGGTCCAAAGGGCGAGTTTGCGAAGAGCATGGTCTTGTCCGTCAGCCGCCGCCGACGAACTGGACGATCTCCAGGCAGTCCTCTTCCAGCAGTTCGATGCTGCTGAACTGCTCGCGCGGGACCACGTCGCGGTTGCGTTCGACGGCAACGCGGGCGGTGTCGAGCTGCATCAGGCCCAGCAGCCCGGCGATGGTCAGTCCTTCATCGACCTGCCGTGGTTCTCCGTTGATGATCAATTGCATGACGTCACTCCTGTAGGGTCTTCTCCGAGCAGCAGTCGCAGTACGGCGTTGGCCTGGTGATGGGCGGCGACCCCGACCCTCGGTGCCATCAGCCCTTCGCCGGGGCCAGCGGCGCTGTCGCCGTCGCCGACCAGGTAGAAGTCGCGACCGGCGCGGCGGGTCAGGACCGTGTTGGCCGGTCCGAAGCCGGCCAGCCCGGAGGCGGCGACCACCGGTCTCCCGGGACAATGCAGCCGGAAACTTTCCAGCAGCATCGCCTTCTGGTCGGGCCGGTCGAAGGCTTCGACCAGCACCTGGACATCCGCGAAGATCGTCGCGGTGTTGTCGGCGGTCAGGCGGATATGGCGAGCTTCGATTTCGACATAGGGGTTGATGCGGCGCAGGTTTTCCGCCAGGGCCGTGACCTTGGGAAAGCCGAGCTGATCGACGAAATACTGTTGCCGGTTGAGATTGCTCGGCTCGACGATATCAAAATCGGCCAGGATCAGGCGGCCGACACCGACCCGCGCCAGGGCGATGGCAACGGCTGAGCCGAGCCCGCCGACACCGGCGATGCCGACGCAGGACTGCTTGATGCGGGCATGCACGCCGGGGGTGTGGCGGGCCATCAGCAGGGCTTCAAGTTCATCGGCCGAGGGAGTTTCTCCGCGGCGGATCAGCACCACCCGGTCGTCCGGCTGCAGCGGCTCGTCCCGGTCGCAGGGGAAACCGTTGCGGATCAGGATGTCGGCGTCCGGCTTGCTGCGGTCGCGCAGGGAGAAAAGGGTTTCTCCGTCCTTGATGTCGAGTGCCTGTTCGTTGAGATAGATACGCATAAAAGAAAACAGCCGCCTTGAAAAGAAGCGGCCGCAAACAGGTGGGACTGTTGTCGGTTGCCGCTTCCCTCCGCCGGCATCATCCGGATCAGGTTCAAAGGGTCATCCCGCCGTGGCGGAACTCTCAGTCGGTGACTCCCCTAGGGCATTGAACCGTCAAAGTAACAAGCGGTGGCCGATGCCGTCAACTCTTTTCCCCTCTTTTCCCCTTGCCCGCAGGGGATCTTTTGCTTACCATTGAGCCCTTTTCAAGTGACCCCATCCCGGAGTTTGACCATGAGTATTTCCACCCGTTAT is drawn from Geothermobacter hydrogeniphilus and contains these coding sequences:
- the thiS gene encoding sulfur carrier protein ThiS produces the protein MQLIINGEPRQVDEGLTIAGLLGLMQLDTARVAVERNRDVVPREQFSSIELLEEDCLEIVQFVGGG
- a CDS encoding thiazole synthase, yielding MSDQFTIADRSFNSRLLVGTGKFSSNQAMVAAMEGAGAEIVTVALRRVDVENPQDDMLSHIDRQRYLLLPNTSGARDAEEAVRLARLARAAGCDPWVKLEVTPDPYYLLPDPIETLKAAEILVRDGFTVLPYINADPVLAKHLQEAGTATVMPLGAPIGTNKGVRTRDQIRIIIEQAIVPVVVDAGLGAPSHAAEAMELGADAVLVNTALAVARDPGAMGAAFKKAVEAGRGGYLAGLGEERVQAEASSPLTGFLRNGN
- the thiF gene encoding sulfur carrier protein ThiS adenylyltransferase ThiF, coding for MRIYLNEQALDIKDGETLFSLRDRSKPDADILIRNGFPCDRDEPLQPDDRVVLIRRGETPSADELEALLMARHTPGVHARIKQSCVGIAGVGGLGSAVAIALARVGVGRLILADFDIVEPSNLNRQQYFVDQLGFPKVTALAENLRRINPYVEIEARHIRLTADNTATIFADVQVLVEAFDRPDQKAMLLESFRLHCPGRPVVAASGLAGFGPANTVLTRRAGRDFYLVGDGDSAAGPGEGLMAPRVGVAAHHQANAVLRLLLGEDPTGVTSCN